In the genome of Methanobrevibacter ruminantium, one region contains:
- a CDS encoding 4Fe-4S binding protein: MIYRFIHGDIILKIIVDEDKCTACGNCKEICPKGGYIWTIDTVAHVSNLDYCHVCTLCAMKCGPDAIKIMRNAPDE, encoded by the coding sequence ATTATTTACAGATTTATTCATGGTGATATTATTTTAAAGATTATAGTTGATGAGGACAAATGCACTGCATGCGGAAATTGTAAAGAGATTTGTCCTAAAGGAGGATATATTTGGACTATTGATACTGTTGCACATGTATCAAACCTGGATTATTGTCATGTTTGTACATTATGTGCAATGAAATGCGGTCCAGATGCAATTAAAATTATGAGAAATGCACCAGACGAGTAA